The Ficedula albicollis isolate OC2 chromosome 1, FicAlb1.5, whole genome shotgun sequence nucleotide sequence TCCCAACATGGACCTGCAAAGCATGAAACCCAGTGAGATCcctgcagggggagcagcctgcagcaacaggggtggcagaggctgggctggTTTGAGGATGGAGCAGAAGACAAGCAGTAACAAAAACCACTGGCTTGTTTTAAACCAGACTAGGAGCCATGACTTTGCAGAAATACCACCTAATCTTCCcatgaaaatggagaaaagaggATCTCTCTATTTAACAGATAGGGAAAGGGGCTGAGAGGCGgatatttgtgattttttaatgcacaattttttttcttattaaggTCAAATTGTAAGCATTCTCCTCtagttaagaaagaaaaaaaccccaccattcCAAAGATTATACACATTAATATAAAAGAAACAATCCAGTGTCCTCTACCTTGATGAAGTAGTTTGTTCCAGCAACCAACTGAGTTTTAAACTCCACTGCAGTGAAGACATCAAAggttttcccttctttttcttccaactGAGATTTTACCTTGAGGAAACAATAGGTTCTTTAAGACTGATGCAAGCAAGATTCAAGTATTTAGGACTTAAGGCTTACAGTTCACTGCTGCTGAATTCCCAGACAGAGTTCCCATATTTCCAAGATGTTAAAAGATCAAAATGAATCATGTAAAGTTTTGTGTGAAAGCAGGACCAGCAACCTAGGGAGGTAGCAAAGCTGAGACCCAGGTGGGAGTCAGTCACTACAGGCTGACACCGAGCCTAGACAGGACTTAACAGTTCTTTCGGGATGTCTGCTGGAATCTGTGTTTTCAAACTGCAAAACAGTGCTCAACAAGTCAAAATAACCTGTCCAGTATCCTAGAGGGAGCCATGAACTCCTGAGATGCAGctcttctctcctgctctgggccCTTCAGCATGTTGTGGCTATATGGGAAATTCTTGGTCAGGAAAGCAGAAGATTTCAGCCTTTGTTTTGCACAGCAAGATGAGTTAGGCTTGGAATCCTTGCCTGCAAGTCTttgcctgctccaggctgcacCTCCTGTACTGCATCAATGCATAGCCCTCCCTTCACTCCCAGGGCAGTAGTATACCTCCAGCCATATGGTATACTTCTCCTTCTTCCTAAATTCAAGGAGAACAGATACATCTGCACTCCTGCCTAAATCCCACATGCTTCCTTGGGCAAAAACAAGTGTCAGTTTGCTATTGCTCTGGTGTGGTAGGTGaagcaggaacagaaacaaTTCCTGCAACAGGGTATGTTCTCCCACCTCTCCAACTCCCAGAACTGTGGTGCCTTTCCAGTGACCATCCTATCCCTGAAAGCTGTGCCATGCTTTTTATCTTCTCTCAGAGGCCACACCTCTACACTTCCTCCAGATTATGATCAGTATGTTACAAGCAAGATAATGTTCAGacactttggggtttttttgccataCTGAAATCCAAGCTGCATTCTAAGATGCACTGAAGGGCACAGCCCCAGAAAGCACCATGATTCAGTCCTgcctcctccccttctcccaaaTCAGAGGCTGGAGCAAGGGGTTTCAGTTTTCATCACTTCTACAGATTTTAAGCAGCAGGGCAGACAAGTCTCCTGCTGACCCTATACTGTCCTGTCCTCCTTTAGCAATCCTAGGCACTGTGCAGCTTTGGTTTCTGAGGTCTCTAGATcaccccagctcagcacattttttatttccaccaGCAAGCTGAACACTGGGCTCTGGGTGCAGACAGCTCAGAGTCCTGCAGATGCAAGCTAGTCAGGGTGTTACCACTTGTGGCAAGTGAGTCACCACAGCATGTGACAAACGAGCATCCTGTCAGTGTGGAGAGGGAGATCCAGACAGAAATACTCTCCCAAAGACCTGGTTATTGATCTCAGTCTGAATTTGGAGTTTTGGAGGACAGGAGCCAGCACTGTGTCCTGGTGGTACCAAAGTTAATAGCATACTAGGCTGCATCAGCAAGAGCCTAGCCAGAAGACAGGCAAGTGATTATCGTCCTTTACTTGGCCCTTGTTAGAAAATGTGGAATCatgtgtccagttctgggcccccAGTACAAGCCAGACACCAATAAACTGTAATGAGCCCAGTGAAGGGTCACCAGGAGCACTCCATGGGTACACCAGGATGGCTGGAGCACTTGTACtgtgaggagaggaagaaaatgagcttgctcagcccagggaagagaaggctttgaagaaaattttccagtACCTACAAAAAAACCAGGCTCTTTTCAGGAATGAAACTTTCCAGATTCCAGAAGAATGAGACACAATTTTCACAAACTGAAACTGGAGGATCAGACTGGATATAAAGAGAAACATTTCCCCTGAGGACATTCCTGCAGTACAGCAGGAGTGTTCAGAGAAGCTGCACAGTTTCCATCCTTGGAAGTTTTCAAGACCTGACAGGAcaaagctctgagcagcccGAGGATGCTGACCCTATGCTCAGGCAGGAGGTGcagtcccttcccacccaaacaaTCCATGATTCAGTCACAGGGCTGGAAATGATCATGTCCTGAAGGCTCtccactgccctgcacagcctgttTACCATGCACTCCCAGAGCAGTTAACTAAAAAGCAGATGGTTCAGAACCCCTGAATaagctctgccacagccaccaGTGAGAAGCCAAAGCTGAGCAGGCCTGGGTGGAAATGTGGAAATCCTTGCTGTAAGGAGGTTGTTCCTGTGGTATTCCTAAGCCAGACACTACCAAAGGgagccttcctgccctgtgTGACACTACACCTGCTCTGGGTCACAAAACTGTACAATTTTCAACCATCACAAGGATTCTTATATAACAGTAAAATGAAGGCAAGAACTGGAAAAGCGGGAACAGGGGATATGTTTATGGCAAGCAAACTGACAGGCTCTAATAAATCTCCACAAAGACGTGActttaagcaaacaaaaagatttGAGAAGGCTACCTCGATTTAACAAAACTGATAttttctccagcagcatccaggtgAGGATATGAGTGCATGGGCAAGTTTCAGGTTTGGCTTTTCCCACCTGTATTTCAttaaagaaagtaatttaaactGGCAGTCAAAACAAGCTGGATAAAGTTCAAAGTATTTAGgtgatttaaatgaaaacatgaaaattttagTTAATTCTGTTCACTTCTGAATCCaacatggttttgtttttggatTACCAAACCACTACAGTCTGCTACAGAACAGAAAGTCAGGATTTCAAGCCTTGTAAATTCAAGCCTATGTTAACTGCATCTGCATTACCTTTAACATGACACGTAGGCCTTTTCAGATGAAAGCAATAATTATGCCTCTCAGTAATTCTCAACCATGTGCTTACTACTGCAAACTCAGGCTGGTGCTTGGAGATACACATCTCTCCCTTTTCCTAAAACAGAATCCTCAAATTGTACAAGCTAGATGTTCATttcagtggctgctgtgcctctgtATGTGTTTGGgaactgctcctgcctggggaacAGGCCCAGGCAATGACAAAGAGTATCAGAAGCCGGAGTGCATCCTTCATCTTTGCTCTCTAGCTTACCACATCCTAGCCGACATAGCCAAAGAGAAGAAGGAACTTGAGTTTCCATGACAAAAAGGGTAACATGTGCTTTGAAAGAACTTAATTGCACACTGGCATTTTTAGAGTAAAAGCATGAGCTCCAATAACATGAGTGCTAATCTAAGGTACTGTAAGTAGTCTCCAATAACATGAGCGCTAATCTAAGGTACTGTAAGTAGTGTCAGGATTTGGAGCTGACATGGTGCAGCTGAATTCTGTgttggggaaaaggggaggcAGCGAAGAAGCTTTCTTGCTTATCCCACGTTTCAccccctcaaaaaaaccaaacagtcccccccttcccacccaaacaaCTAAAAACCAAACCCCCAGACGTATGCACAAGGTTCAGATTTTGTAGGGAGCCCTGGAGCTCGTTCCCCGAGCTCAAGGCAGTGGCTCTGTCGGGCTCCCCCAGCGCTGCCCACAACAGGGAGTCAACAGGGCCgagcacagggaaggagagagctCCGGGAGCCGGCCATCGCTCCGCGCactcccctttccttcccccttttACACCGGGGGCGGTGTCCCGGCGCTCGGCCGCGCTTGGCcgagcggccccccccccccccccccccccccccccccccccccccccccccccccccccccccccccccccccccccccccccccccccccccccccccccccccccccccccccccccccccccccccccccccccccccccccccccccccccccccccccccccccccccccccccccccccccccccccccccccccccccccccccccccccccccccccccccccccccccccccccccccccccccccccccccccccccccccccccccccccccccccccccccccccccccccccccccccccccccccccccccccccccccccccccccccccccccccccccccccccccccccccccccccccccccccccccccccccccccccccccccccccccccccccccccccccccccccccccccccccccccccccccccccccccccccccccccccccccccccccccccccccccccccccccccccccccccccccccccccccccccccccccccccccccccccccccccccccccccccccccccccccccccccccccccccccccccccccccccccccccccccccccccccccccccccccccccccccccccccccccccccccccccccccccccccccccccccccccccccccccccccccccccccccccccccccccccccccccccccccccccccccccccccccccccccccccccccccccccccccccccccccccccccccccccccccccccccccccccccccccccccccccccccccccccccccccccccccccccccccccccccccccccccccccccccccccccccccccccccccccccccccccccccccccccccccccccccccccccccccccccccccccccccccccccccccccccccccccccccccccccccccccccccccccccccccccccccccccccccccccccccccccccccccccccccccccccccccccccccccccccccccccccccccccccccccccccccccccccccccccccccccccccccccccccccccccccccccccccccgggagcggCCGGGCCTGGCACCGCCCAGCCGCGGCGGCCTCAGAAACAGCCCAAAGCGACGCTTGCCGTGAAAGCTGCCGGCAGAATTCATTCTGCGCCCGGGACAGAAGGGCCGCAGCCGCTCCTCGGCGAGGACAGGGCTGCTCTCGGCCGCCGCGTTTTCCCTTCCCGTGTGTCGCCTTTCCCAGCAGCGGCATGTTCGCTTTGGCCGCATGGAACGGCCGTCCCCAGGCTCCCTCCTTCACCGCCTTCATCATTCCCTCTCCCAGGCTGATTTTGCCGCTCCTCAGCCGGCAAGCTGAAGGCAGTGGTGAATTATCCAGCCTCTGGGAAATGTCTGGGGAGGTTTCGGTCTGAATGTTTAGGTCTTTACCTAAATTTCCCCGCAATTTAAACATCCAGACTCTtgcaaaaccaacaacaaacacctaccttcctcctcctgctttgcaGCACCCCTTGGTAAAGTCGGTCAATATAAACCTAAATTTAACAACACCAGGTATTGCAAACTGAACAGGGTTCACAGACTGACAAGGAGAACATGGTGAGAAGAATGAAATATAATGGGGAAGGTTTTCATTCCTCTGGTAtcatttataaatacattttctgctgGGGCTTTGAGTAGGCAGAGCTCTGCTAGGTTTGTGAGGAGACAGGGTATGAAGAGTTGGGCTCTTCACTGGGATGATTCCAAGTTTTCCAGTGGAAATCCCACCAGAGAGCTGATACACTGTTGTTGCTTCACTACTGGACACTTCAGGAAACCCCACACTTGGGCAAGCTTTCCAGGGGATTTTTGAGCCACGGTGGATGGGATGAGGCAGCCATCCATGTGGGCATCTTCTGGTAGGAAATGTCAGTGGAGGTTCTCAGGCTTGTGCTCTCAGCAGGAGAATGTTCCCCAGCGTGTCTTCATCAGTGTTGTCATGTATGATACACTGACAGGCTCTCGGACAGTTGCCTGACcaagccttctcctctcctaGACTTGACAGGGTGAGAACATATGCCCCTCTCTGTGCATGGGAAAGGGGGTTTGGTTACAAGGCACCTTCCCAAAGGGGTCCTTTTTTACTGAACTTCCCTTGTGTCCAGCAtgtgtgccactgctgtcagctgcagcagcagctctcacgCAGCGTTGGAGTTGGAGGCTTAGGGCTCCACGTATGAGAGGGGGAGGGTAGAAGGGGCTTCCCCAGCAAATACAGCACAGTTGGCCATGCTAAAAAATGATTGCAGCTCTTGGAGACTCATTGTGTTCCAGGGTATAAATTCCTTTTAAGTAAAtgtaaagaatgaaaaacacCCAAGGAATGAAAAGCACCCAAATGTCAACTGCATACACAGCTAGTGAATATTGCTCTCCAAACAAGGCAGCTGATGGTGACTTTCTGTTTCTCACATTACCCGTGTTCATACACAGTCTTTGGTTTGTAAACTGTGTAGTTTTCATTTCACTCTCTAAACTCTTACATGTTTCGGTGCTGTCGGCTTCACTTCAAGGACTACTGAGCTGGGTTTGCTCCAATAGGAATGTTTCACTAGCACTAAAACTACTGGGCTCTTGGAATTTTTGGAAGCGTATGCCATaaccaaaatgctttttttagcCCTTTCTGCCATCTACTGCTCATCCCTGCTCGTGCTGTTAAACTGAGGAGACCCTGGGGCTCAATTCTGTACCCTAAACTGAGCCCACGGGCCACAGtcagcagcctggggaaaagaCCTGGGTTTCAGAAGCAGTAAGCAGCTCTTGCTAGGTCCAGGGATAGAATGCGATTTCCAGAATTTGGGCTAGAAGGATTTGTGTTTTCAAactcacttttttccccccccccaaccaTGTGAGCCataattttaatcaaaaattGTCATTTGCAAGCCTTACAATTATAGTTGGGTTGGTTCTTATGTGGTGTAGTTAAAATTTGAGCCCATTCCAAGGAGGATGTAACAGATCAACAAAAGGGTTAAAATAACTTGTCTGAATAGCCTGCTTCTTGGGGTTCTGGACTTCCACTTTGCTCCTGTAAGTCAAAACTCCTCTTCCTTGTCAACAAGTGGAGGTGGCAAAACAAAGTTTTTATACAGTAATGTCACCTGTAAATTTTATTTGCCTGCCCTGGCAGAAGAACAACCAAGCAAAAACAGTAACAAGAGAATTGCAGTGTTTTCCCCAATGCATTCAAACACAATCCTTTTGTCTCTGCTCACACTGAGCTGCAGGCCCGTCTACCTTTCTATAAGAGGTCTAGACTACCTTCATGCTTAATGAGGGGGGGTAGTGACATCTTCCTGACAGATGCTTGTTCTTCCACAGGGAATCTGGGAAGAGGGAATTAAATTCTGCAATGTAACCTGgcccctcctgccaggctgtccAGGGGCGGTTTTTCTCTCATCAGGCTGCAACTAATCTCTCTGCTAATGACTCTCTTAAAATTTTCCAGCATGAATCAAAAAGAACCAGGCATGCCTTGAAAAACCAGGAGCACTTATGTCTGCTTTAGGAAGAGTAGGACAAGAGTAATCAAGTTCTGCTATGCTCTTCTGAAGTTACTCTCcttactgtttttctttaggTACAGTCCACCATTCTTGTCCTACGAGTCCTCTCTTCAAAATGGGAAATAACCTAGTAGGTGGCCTTTAGGAGCAAACTGTATCCAGTTCATCCATTTGTCTCTATGTATGTCCAAGATCCCAGGCCTGAATGTCTTTCTCACCCAGTCATCTACCAGCACGCACTTCAGATATTCACCCGCTCCAGTGACCCTATTACCACAGCTGAAGgctcctcctccatccctaACTCCTCCAGGACTGGCGCAATGCTCCGTGTAGATGTGAGGCAGATTAATATGGCAAAGCACAACACTGACTATGTGTGAAAGGGTTAGCCATGTATGCCTTGTGGGATAGTACAGCAGCAACACTTGGTTAAGCATACAACTACTAGCAACGTAATCAGTCAGGGATACATCTCATTGTGCTTTTGCAGCGTTCTCTGGGAGGGATTTACAAGCTGTTCTCCCCCTCCACCAAAGCAGGCAGGCTGGAGGTAAAGCTATTCCAGCTGGAGGAGACCAGTAGGAACCTAAGTAGCTTGGTCTAGTGCAATGGAGTCTACGGAGAGTATTGTCCAATATTTCCTGTTGGGCAGAAAGGAGAGACTGGGACATTACTAAATATAAATAGCAGGGCGCTCTGTCACATTAAATACTTTACATGTTCACACCCTTGTCTGTACACAGCATGCAGGATGTTGggggcttttttattttccccatgaCTGTGCTTTCCTGAAGTGAAACCGTGTACCTTGCTTTTGTAGAGCTGAGAGTCCTGATGCACACATGGTTACAGATCACATATACTGGATAAAGAGGGATTATTATACATAGTGGGAAAGAGGAATATTATACATAAATGTAAAAGTGGGATATAGTGGAATTGCCCAGTGCCTCCCATAGTCAGCTGAGTTGCAGTCTGGCAGGAAAAGCTTTTGGAGGCAAGGCAGCATGCAGACTTCTGCTTAAGCCCCACCAGAGGCAATCTTCACTTGTCCTTCTGAGATGTCCTGGTTTCAata carries:
- the LOC101814578 gene encoding cystatin-B-like, producing the protein MRPKRTCRCWERRHTGRENAAAESSPVLAEERLRPFCPGRRMNSAGSFHGKRRFGLFLRPPRLGGARTYCFLKVKSQLEEKEGKTFDVFTAVEFKTQLVAGTNYFIKVHVGNEEFMHLRVFKSLPHENEQLSLHSYQGSKTKHDELAYF